AGCTTACGACTGTCCTTTTGAAAAAGTCGCCAGTGATTTTTTAAATCTCAATAAGGTAGTGAATTCTTATTAAACTGGTTCATAATGGCAATTCTTGTCTTTAAAAAGGCTCGATCAAGCTGCTGGATGATGTGGAAACAATCAATAATAATTTGGGCATTTAGAAAAAGTCTTCGAACTAGTGGCATATAAGATCCTGACATGTCCATCGTGATAAACCTTACCTTTTGGCGTACTTTCAATGGATACTTCAAAAAGTAGTTTCGTATACAGGATAATCCAGTTTTGCTTGAACCTCGATATGAGTATCCGTTTTCAAAAACAAGAGAAATAATGATGTTAGGGTTTTTAATTCCGATTAATTCTGTGGTATTCTTAATAAGTCTCATAAGTTCTTCCTAATGATGGTTTTGTCGCTCTTCATTATAGTTCTTATGGGACTTTTTGTGTATACTTAAAAAGCTCTATAATCTCTACAGTGGTTTTACCCACTACAGAAATTATAGAGCCGTAATTCTTTTCTTTTTGAAAATATATGTTTCAATTTTCTGAATATTTTGCTATAATAATAACATACTAGTCAAAGGAGAACTATCATGGCAAAAACTATTCATACTGATAAAGCACCGGCAGCGATTGGACCTTATGTTCAAGGTAAAATCGTAGGAAATCTTTTATTTGCTTCTGGTCAAGTACCATTGTCACCAGAAACAGGTGAAATCATTGGTGAAACCATTCAAGAACAGACAGAACAAGTCCTTAAAAATGTTGGTGCTATTTTGGCGGAAGCTGGAACAGACTTTGACCATGTTGTCAAAACAACTTGTTTCCTTAGCGATATCAATGATTTTGTTCCTTTTAATGAGGTTTATGCGACTGCATTTAAAGCTGACTTCCCTGCACGTTCTGCGGTAGAAGTAGCACGCCTGCCGAAAGATGTTAAAATTGAAGTCGAAGTTATTGCTGAGATTGACTAAGGAAGAGAGCCTAGGCTCTTTTCTTTTTTTCTTAACTATGATACACTGTTAAAGATAAATCATTTTCGATGTTTGGGAGACACCATCGCTAAAAAAAACCATTACTGGCGTTTTTTGGGCTCTTCCAAGGAGCCTTTTTATGTGTCCCAGACATCACGAATAAAGAGGAATATTATGAAACGTCAATCAGCTTTGATCGTCTTTAGTGGCGGTCAAGATTCTACTACTTGCCTATTTTGGGCTCTAAAACATTATGAAATAGTTGAATTAGTTACTTTTGCTTACGGGCAACGTCATAGCTTGGAAATTGAAGTAGCTAAAGAGATTGCGCAAGAGCAAGGGCTTAAACACCATTTTTTGGATATGTCTTTGCTTGGTCAAATTACTGAAAATGCCTTAACATCTGATATTGACATTGAGGCAGAAGAAGGTGAAGTTCCTAATACTTTTGTAGATGGGCGTAATCATCTCTTCCTTTCTTTTGCAGCTGTTCTAGCCAAGCAACGTGGTATCACTGACATTGTTACGGGTGTTTGTGAGACAGACTTTTCTGGTTATCCAGACTGTCGTGATGTTTTTGTCAAATCACTTAATGTCACACTCAACC
This region of Streptococcus thermophilus genomic DNA includes:
- a CDS encoding RidA family protein yields the protein MAKTIHTDKAPAAIGPYVQGKIVGNLLFASGQVPLSPETGEIIGETIQEQTEQVLKNVGAILAEAGTDFDHVVKTTCFLSDINDFVPFNEVYATAFKADFPARSAVEVARLPKDVKIEVEVIAEID
- the queC gene encoding 7-cyano-7-deazaguanine synthase QueC: MKRQSALIVFSGGQDSTTCLFWALKHYEIVELVTFAYGQRHSLEIEVAKEIAQEQGLKHHFLDMSLLGQITENALTSDIDIEAEEGEVPNTFVDGRNHLFLSFAAVLAKQRGITDIVTGVCETDFSGYPDCRDVFVKSLNVTLNLAMAYDFVIQTPLMWLDKAETWALADQLGAFDYVREKTLTCYNGIIGTGCGDCPACHLRQKGLEKYLAEKGDA